One Gemmatimonadaceae bacterium DNA window includes the following coding sequences:
- the ileS gene encoding isoleucine--tRNA ligase, with protein MTATRSEFRYRTLASGAPADELEQEVLERWKREDLFARTLRAGEGKPSFVFFEGPPTANGRPGIHHVLSRTIKDLFCRHRAMKGFYVARRAGWDTHGLPVEIEVEKQLGISGKQQIEEIGVEKFNALCRESVWRYKADWEKMSERIGFWLDYDHAYITYTNEYIESVWWALTTLYQRDLLYRGQKILPYCPRCGTALSSHEVAQGWKDVKDPSVYIALDLVSSDDSATTEKRRRRRILVWTTTPWTLVSNVALAVNPELDYLELTRRSGDGSETIILAESRAAAVLGDGYTDRWETAARLTGAQLEGTRYTRPLDWIELGEGRHELIVAESFVSSDGGTGVVHMAPAFGADDYASGQRNGLSFVQPVDQRGEFPADMPVVGGMFVKAADPKIIAALERRGVLWKAGQIEHPYPHCWRCETPLLYFARGSWFIRTTAFRDAMLTRSARMDWHPPESGTGRFGEWLENNIDWAISRDRYWGTPLPLWLCDADESHVEAIGSFEQLEKRLGEPLGATFDAHKPYIDRHEWKCEVCSGTMRRVPQVIDTWFDSGSMPFAQWHFPFKNRKELETNYPADFIAEGVDQTRGWFYSLLAIATGLGDALPRNTLAHQAEVQDAVDTAPFRSVVVNDVVLDAEGIKMSKSRGNVVDPNVVLPRYGADAVRLFLVASSQVWMPRRFDESGIRDTAGRFLLTFKNVYSGIFAQYANFGWEPSALDPIAAERPDIDRWILSRLAGVERQADAMLERYDATLAARAVMDFFVDDVSNWYVRLNRHRFYDVDGDDNRAAFATLHEVLVVSCRLLAPFAPFLTDWIHTELTGDSVHLAAYTRAVAHERDADLEKAMDHLRTLVTLGRAAREDAGVNVRQPLQRMVCVVPGGGSLDPKVGARGMEKLVGLLADELNVKEVTFLSSADALVTLEAKPNFRALGKKFGKQTPLAASAVSALGSEALLAFEKGEALAISVGNEARQLDVDDLVIVRRASGSLVVKEGGGYFAAVDPAITPELRAEGLAREIVSRVQRMRKEAGFAVSDRIVLWVGGTAEIEAAVKLHTRWIADEVLARQITIGGNIESHNAVQSVDIDGQAVSIALERAV; from the coding sequence ATGACCGCCACGAGATCCGAATTCCGTTACCGCACGCTTGCATCGGGTGCGCCCGCGGACGAGCTGGAGCAGGAGGTCCTCGAGCGCTGGAAGCGCGAGGATCTCTTTGCCCGCACGCTGCGCGCCGGCGAGGGAAAGCCGTCGTTCGTCTTTTTCGAGGGACCGCCTACGGCGAACGGCCGCCCCGGCATCCATCACGTTCTATCGCGAACCATCAAAGACCTCTTCTGCCGCCATCGCGCGATGAAAGGTTTTTACGTCGCACGGCGTGCCGGCTGGGATACGCATGGGCTGCCCGTGGAGATCGAGGTGGAGAAGCAACTCGGCATCAGCGGCAAGCAGCAGATCGAGGAGATCGGGGTCGAGAAATTCAACGCGCTCTGCCGCGAGAGCGTCTGGCGTTACAAGGCCGACTGGGAAAAGATGAGCGAGCGAATCGGGTTCTGGCTCGATTACGACCACGCTTACATCACCTACACCAATGAATACATCGAGAGCGTCTGGTGGGCGCTAACGACTCTCTACCAGCGCGATCTCCTTTATCGCGGCCAAAAGATTCTTCCGTACTGTCCGCGCTGCGGCACAGCGCTGTCGAGTCACGAGGTCGCACAGGGCTGGAAGGATGTCAAAGATCCCAGCGTCTACATCGCCCTCGATCTTGTTTCTTCAGACGACTCGGCAACTACTGAGAAGCGGAGAAGGCGTCGAATTCTCGTCTGGACCACCACGCCGTGGACTCTTGTCTCCAATGTTGCTCTCGCCGTCAACCCTGAGCTCGATTACCTGGAGCTGACAAGACGGAGCGGCGATGGATCGGAAACGATCATTCTCGCCGAGTCGCGCGCGGCGGCCGTGCTTGGCGACGGCTACACCGACCGCTGGGAGACTGCCGCAAGGCTGACTGGCGCTCAGCTGGAGGGCACGCGGTACACTCGTCCGCTGGATTGGATAGAGCTCGGTGAAGGCAGGCACGAGCTGATTGTTGCCGAGAGCTTCGTCTCCTCGGACGGTGGCACCGGCGTGGTGCATATGGCGCCGGCGTTTGGCGCTGACGACTACGCATCCGGTCAGAGAAACGGATTGTCATTCGTACAGCCCGTGGATCAGCGCGGAGAATTTCCGGCCGATATGCCCGTGGTGGGAGGAATGTTCGTGAAGGCCGCAGATCCGAAAATCATCGCGGCGCTCGAGCGACGCGGCGTTCTGTGGAAGGCAGGGCAGATCGAGCATCCGTACCCGCACTGCTGGCGATGTGAGACGCCACTCCTCTATTTCGCGCGCGGCTCGTGGTTCATCCGAACTACCGCGTTCCGTGACGCGATGCTGACTCGCAGTGCTCGAATGGATTGGCATCCGCCGGAATCCGGAACGGGACGGTTCGGAGAGTGGCTCGAGAACAACATCGACTGGGCCATATCGCGCGACCGCTACTGGGGAACGCCGCTGCCACTGTGGCTCTGCGACGCAGACGAGTCGCACGTGGAGGCAATCGGAAGCTTCGAGCAGCTGGAGAAGCGCCTCGGCGAGCCGCTCGGCGCGACGTTCGATGCGCACAAGCCGTACATCGACCGGCACGAATGGAAGTGTGAGGTGTGCAGCGGAACGATGCGGCGCGTCCCGCAGGTGATCGACACGTGGTTCGACTCCGGGTCCATGCCGTTTGCGCAGTGGCACTTTCCTTTCAAGAATCGCAAGGAGCTGGAGACGAACTACCCGGCGGATTTCATTGCGGAAGGCGTGGATCAGACACGGGGATGGTTCTACTCGCTGCTCGCCATCGCGACTGGTCTCGGTGACGCGCTCCCACGCAATACGCTCGCGCATCAGGCCGAGGTTCAGGACGCAGTCGATACGGCGCCGTTTCGCTCGGTGGTCGTAAACGACGTCGTGCTCGATGCCGAAGGGATCAAGATGTCGAAGAGCCGCGGAAATGTCGTCGATCCGAACGTGGTTCTGCCTCGGTATGGCGCAGATGCGGTGCGACTCTTTCTGGTTGCGTCGAGCCAGGTATGGATGCCGAGGCGGTTCGACGAGTCCGGCATCCGCGATACGGCGGGACGATTCCTCCTGACATTCAAGAACGTCTACAGCGGAATCTTTGCGCAGTACGCGAATTTCGGATGGGAGCCCTCGGCGCTGGATCCCATTGCAGCCGAACGGCCCGACATAGATCGCTGGATTCTCTCCCGGCTCGCCGGCGTTGAGCGACAGGCCGACGCGATGCTCGAGCGGTACGACGCGACCCTGGCGGCGCGCGCCGTGATGGATTTCTTCGTCGACGACGTATCGAACTGGTACGTTCGCCTGAACCGTCACCGGTTCTACGATGTAGACGGAGACGACAACCGAGCGGCGTTCGCGACGCTCCACGAGGTTCTCGTTGTTTCGTGTCGTCTGCTTGCGCCGTTCGCTCCGTTTCTCACCGACTGGATTCACACGGAGCTGACCGGAGACTCGGTACACCTCGCTGCCTACACGCGCGCGGTAGCGCACGAGCGGGACGCCGATCTCGAGAAGGCGATGGACCATTTGCGCACACTCGTCACTCTCGGGCGGGCTGCGCGCGAAGACGCCGGAGTGAACGTTCGCCAGCCGCTTCAGCGAATGGTCTGCGTCGTGCCTGGAGGAGGGTCGCTCGATCCAAAGGTCGGTGCACGCGGTATGGAGAAGCTCGTTGGCCTTCTGGCGGACGAGCTGAACGTGAAGGAGGTGACCTTCCTTTCTTCCGCTGATGCGCTGGTTACCCTCGAGGCAAAACCGAATTTCAGGGCGCTCGGAAAGAAATTCGGGAAACAGACTCCGCTGGCTGCGTCGGCGGTATCGGCGCTCGGTAGTGAAGCGCTGCTGGCGTTCGAGAAAGGAGAGGCGCTCGCGATCTCGGTTGGAAACGAAGCCCGTCAGCTCGACGTAGATGATCTGGTAATCGTTCGCCGCGCCTCCGGAAGCCTGGTCGTCAAGGAAGGCGGCGGATATTTCGCGGCGGTCGATCCAGCGATAACGCCGGAGCTGCGCGCCGAAGGGTTAGCGCGGGAAATCGTGAGTCGGGTTCAGCGAATGCGAAAAGAAGCAGGCTTCGCGGTGAGCGATCGAATAGTTTTATGGGTCGGCGGGACTGCGGAAATCGAGGCGGCGGTCAAACTCCACACGAGGTGGATTGCCGACGAGGTGTTGGCGCGGCAGATAACAATCGGTGGGAATATCGAATCACATAACGCGGTGCAATCGGTTGACATTGACGGTCAGGCGGTCAGCATCGCACTCGAGAGGGCCGTTTAG
- a CDS encoding TraR/DksA C4-type zinc finger protein, giving the protein MASPVAVKKQKPMTKKLLDHFEKRLMDERKRVLKELGHYDETFGSTPQSADGDLSAYSFHMADQGTDAMEREKAFLFASQEGRFLWHLDEALRRLYRSPETFGKCHNCGQDIAYERLDALPHARFCIDCKQREEDAKRQS; this is encoded by the coding sequence ATGGCATCACCCGTTGCCGTTAAGAAGCAGAAGCCAATGACGAAGAAGCTGCTCGATCATTTCGAGAAGCGCCTGATGGATGAGCGCAAGCGAGTTCTCAAGGAGCTCGGGCACTACGACGAGACCTTCGGGTCGACGCCGCAGAGTGCCGACGGGGACCTGAGCGCGTACTCGTTCCACATGGCGGATCAGGGCACCGACGCAATGGAGAGGGAAAAGGCGTTTCTCTTCGCGAGCCAGGAGGGCCGTTTCCTCTGGCATCTCGATGAGGCGCTGCGGCGACTCTACCGCTCACCCGAGACGTTCGGGAAGTGCCACAACTGCGGCCAGGACATCGCCTACGAGCGGCTCGACGCATTGCCGCATGCGCGATTCTGCATCGACTGCAAGCAGCGTGAGGAAGATGCAAAGAGGCAGAGCTAA
- the lspA gene encoding signal peptidase II, whose translation MVVVADVITKLLAVYALFPQRMPHELLGTAVRLTLVYNPGAAFGLHLGAYSRWIFMALTVGALFILGRLYRATREGDLVRTLAIALVCGGAIGNLIDRIRSAAGVVDFIDVGIGDMRWPTFNVADMAVSTGAFLLAWVLWGDENADEATLGDHEMAKEVATVPASSVSPVSRTGTDI comes from the coding sequence GTGGTGGTCGTCGCAGACGTCATCACCAAATTGCTGGCCGTTTACGCGCTTTTCCCGCAGAGGATGCCGCACGAGCTGCTCGGCACTGCTGTGCGTCTGACTCTCGTATACAATCCGGGCGCGGCATTCGGGCTGCACCTCGGCGCGTACTCACGCTGGATTTTCATGGCGCTGACGGTGGGCGCTTTGTTCATTCTCGGCCGCCTGTACCGCGCGACGAGGGAAGGCGACCTGGTCCGTACGCTGGCGATCGCACTGGTGTGTGGTGGCGCGATTGGCAATCTCATCGATCGCATCCGATCCGCCGCTGGCGTTGTTGATTTCATCGATGTCGGAATCGGCGACATGCGGTGGCCGACATTCAACGTTGCCGACATGGCTGTGAGTACCGGCGCATTTCTTCTCGCCTGGGTTCTGTGGGGCGACGAGAACGCCGACGAAGCCACCCTTGGAGACCACGAGATGGCCAAGGAAGTGGCCACCGTTCCTGCGTCGTCGGTTTCCCCCGTATCGCGCACAGGCACCGACATCTGA